One window of Etheostoma spectabile isolate EspeVRDwgs_2016 chromosome 6, UIUC_Espe_1.0, whole genome shotgun sequence genomic DNA carries:
- the si:ch211-154o6.3 gene encoding uncharacterized protein si:ch211-154o6.3 — MGEVRKLQKKLRQIGNLEIKISLTSEERLKISRKAELRSRLAELQLQLSGPQQTLGIVGDGKKEKMKRQVEDALALPIKNSPSTSKIKGREGLQMNFSPIFLKYVSASPSLSDIFVFLPPRDLGEILAFIHPFKFAFFHLSFLSNSLSTLFYSSLYLLHFSPFPKPRYNVKMWPSPNGPKPGGTWGVTCLSAPPPEYCKRLARSLSLSDKERFILSGSADCYVKIWALSIGQCVKSIYTFNAVTALCFLPEEEGYFITGSDGGKVQAWSWQTFDNCQSINAHQEAVTSIQSQGPLVFSGSAEGGVSVWENRCSDRDPLRLLHHWGEQVTGCGGGSGGHLNLSPRGDRVFLSYGRAWLKILHWRTGTMSRLTNHNSITGVTDCVHQTGGLLIGSCYDLANGESSLNLFSLPQCQYLASLSWPDAPRILCFTAWATGSGDHRWVTGGHDLIVWEQLPSSGKQRGDVTVKRDSRLESCSLESEGDTEDDEETDDYEDDDDNAEGKDIAEDGGSGSWLRCILQ; from the exons ATGGGGGAGGTGAGGAAGCTTCAGAAGAAATTGAGACAGATTGGAAATCTGGAAATTAAAATCAGTCTTACCTCAGAGGAGAGACTCAAG ATCTCCAGGAAGGCGGAGCTGCGTTCCAGATTGGCTGAGCTTCAGCTGCAGCTTTCTGGCCCGCAGCAAACTCTGGGGATTGTGGGAGACGGAAAAAAGGAGAAGATGAAAAGACAAGT GGAGGATGCCCTGGCCCTTCCCATCAAAAATTCCCCCTCCACCTCCAAGATCAAAGGAAGAGAA GGATTGCAAATGAACTTTTCACCAATTTTCCTTAAATATGTTTCCGCCTCCCCCTCGCTGTctgacatatttgtttttcttcccccccGAGATCTGGGCGAAATCCTCGCGTTTATTCACCCTtttaaatttgctttttttcaccTTTCTTTCCTCTCTAACTCACTTTCTACCCTTTTTTACTCCTCACTTTACCTTCTccatttttccccttttcccaAACCGAGATACAACGTGAAAATGTGGCCTTCCCCCAACGGGCCAAAACCTGGGGGCACCTGGGGAGTCACCTGTCTGTCTGCGCCTCCCCCTGAGTACTGCAAGAGGCTGG CCCGGTCCCTGTCTTTGTCCGACAAGGAGAGGTTTATTTTGAGTGGCTCGGCAGACTGCTATGTGAAGATCTGGGCCCTGAGCATTG GGCAGTGTGTTAAGTCTATCTACACGTTCAATGCTGTGACTGCACTCTGCTTTTTGCCAGAAGAAGAGGGCTACTTCATCACCGGAtcag ACGGGGGGAAAGTTCAAGCCTGGAGCTGGCAAACTTTTGACAACTGCCAGTCAATCAATGCTCACCAGGAAGCAGTCACCTCCATCCAG TCTCAGGGTCCGTTGGTGTTCAGCGGCTCGGCAGAGGGAGGGGTGTCTGTGTGGGAGAACCGGTGTTCAGATCGAGACCCCCTGCGGCTGCTGCACCACTGGGGCGAACAGGTGACAGGCTGTGGAGGGGGGTCGGGCGGGCATCTGAACCTTAGCCCAAGGGGAGACAGAGTGTTCCTGTCTTACGGTCGAGCCTGGCTCAAGATCCTGCACTGGAGGACCG GAACTATGTCCAgactgaccaatcacaacagcatCACCGGAGTAACAGACTGTGTTCACCAGACAGGAGGCCTCCTAATTGGCTCCTGCTATGATCTGGCGAATGGAGAGAGCTCGCTAAATT TATTCTCTCTGCCTCAGTGTCAGTACCTAGCCTCTCTCTCCTGGCCCGATGCTCCCAGAATCCTCTGCTTTACAGCGTGGGCCACAGGAAGTGGAGACCACCGGTGGGTCACTGGAGGGCACGACCTCATTGTATGGGAGCAGCTCCCAAGTTCTGGGAAGCAAAG GGGTGATGTCACAGTGAAGAGAGACAGTCGGTTGGAGTCCTGTTCGCTGGAATCGGAGGGGGACACAGAAGATGACGAGGAGACTGATG ATTACGAGGATGATGATGACAACGCTGAAGGAAAAGACATTGCGGAGGATGGAGGGTCCGGCTCGTGGTTGCGCTGCATTCTCCAGTGA
- the znf384b gene encoding zinc finger protein 384b isoform X1 translates to MMEDSHFNSSYFWSPIPTVSGQIENAMFLNKVKEQQEKNASFSSSPASHYQTALLTIPTPGTKTDGGGQACSVAHLHPAHSTQNMLSVPSTGIMTAAGLVITTPQGTLVSPTSSQSFVSGHPATTMIVSALHSADKKEGDGASHVVVMPAPSKRGRKKKTTLSRVGPAGNETLILAHLTAGGQVASLHHQTGDPYELSEEDHGPKDSTKTYRCRMCAATFLSKSDMQIHSKSHTEAKPHKCPHCAKSFANSSYLAQHIRIHSGAKPYTCSYCQKSFRQLSHLQQHTRNHTESKPHKCPHCTKSFANSSYLAQHVRIHTGVKPYTCSFCQKCFRQLSHLQQHNRIHTGDRPYKCIQPGCEKSFTQLSNLQSHRRQHNKDKPYKCTNCNKGYVDAASLEVHMSTHTVKHARIYSCGLCNRTYTSETYLVKHMEKHNPDQLTAPAAQTAQQNQSQGQSRVDGADGRSSQPGGAGSGGAGGGQQGQSQSNYPQTETISCPFDLQQYKTVSASDIQYKPVSIADITSHKNLCLTVSASTIQVEHLNS, encoded by the exons ATGATGGAAGACTCCCATTTTAATTCATCGTATTTCTGGTCTCCCATCCCCACTGTATCAGGACAG ATTGAGAACGCCATGTTCTTGAACAAGGTGAAAGAGCAACAGGAAAAGAATGcttccttctcttcttcccCTGCATCCCACTACCAAACAGCTCTTCTCACCATCCCCACTCCTgggacaaagacagatggaggaGGGCAGGCTTGTAGTGTGGCCCACCTCCACCCGGCTCACAGCACCCAGAACATGCTGTCTGTCCCCTCCACAGGCATCATGACAGCAG CGGGTCTGGTCATCACAACTCCTCAGGGAACACTAGTCTCTCCCACCTCCTCTCAGTCGTTTGTCTCTGGTCATCCAGCAACGACCATGATTGTTTCAGCACTCCATTCTGCAG ACAAAAAAGAAGGGGACGGAGCGTCCCATGTTGTTGTGATGCCGGCGCCCTCTAAACGAGgcagaaagaagaagacaacaCTGTCTAGGGTCGGTCCTGCAGGAAATGAAACACTAATACTGGCTCATCTGACAGCTGGTGGCCAG GTGGCATCTTTGCATCATCAGACTGGAGACCCATATGAGCTGTCAGAGGAAGACCATGGCCCAAAAGACAGCACTAAGACATACAG GTGCCGGATGTGTGCGGCGACCTTCCTCAGTAAGTCTGACATGCAGATCCACTCCAAGTCGCACACAGAGGCCAAACCTCACAAGTGTCCTCACTGCGCCAAGTCATTCGCCAACTCCAGCTACCTGGCCCAGCACATCCGCATCCACAGCGGGGCCAAGCCTTACACCTGCTCCTACTGCCAGAAATCTTTCAGGCAGCTCAGTcatttacagcagcacacacg GAACCACACAGAGTCAAAGCCTCATAAGTGTCCCCATTGTACCAAGTCATTTGCCAACTCCAGCTACCTGGCCCAACATGTCCGCATCCACACTGGAGTGAAACCCTACACCTGCTCCTTCTGCCAAAAGTGCTTCAGACAGCTCAGTCATCTTCAGCAGCACAACAG GATTCACACCGGAGATCGGCCATACAAGTGTATCCAACCAGGCTGTGAGAAATCCTTCACGCAACTCTCAAATTTACAG TCCCATCGGCGTCAACACAACAAGGACAAGCCCTACAAGTGCACCAACTGCAATAAAGGATACGTAGATGCAGCGAGCCTGGAGGTGCACATGTCCACACACACGGTCAAGCACGCGAGGATCTACTCATGTGGTCTCTGCAACCGCACTTATACCTCG GAGACgtatctggtgaaacacatggAGAAACACAACCCAGACCAGCTAACTGCACCAGCAGCACAGACGGCACAACAGAACCAAAGCCAGGGTCAGAGCCGGGTAGACGGCGCAGATGGAAGATCAAGCCAACCTGGGGGAGCTGGGAGCGGAGGAGCGGGCGGAGGCCAGCAAGGACAGAGTCAGAGCAACTACCCCCAGACAGAAACCATCTCCTGTCCATTTGACCTGCAACAATACAAGACAGTGTCTGCCAGTGACATCCAGTACAAACCTGTCAGTATAGCTGACATTACTTCCCACAAGAACCTCTGTCTCACTGTGTCAGCATCCACCATTCAAGTGGAGCACCTCAACTCTTAG
- the znf384b gene encoding zinc finger protein 384b isoform X2: MMEDSHFNSSYFWSPIPTVSGQIENAMFLNKVKEQQEKNASFSSSPASHYQTALLTIPTPGTKTDGGGQACSVAHLHPAHSTQNMLSVPSTGIMTAAGLVITTPQGTLVSPTSSQSFVSGHPATTMIVSALHSADKKEGDGASHVVVMPAPSKRGRKKKTTLSRVGPAGNETLILAHLTAGGQVASLHHQTGDPYELSEEDHGPKDSTKTYRNHTESKPHKCPHCTKSFANSSYLAQHVRIHTGVKPYTCSFCQKCFRQLSHLQQHNRIHTGDRPYKCIQPGCEKSFTQLSNLQSHRRQHNKDKPYKCTNCNKGYVDAASLEVHMSTHTVKHARIYSCGLCNRTYTSETYLVKHMEKHNPDQLTAPAAQTAQQNQSQGQSRVDGADGRSSQPGGAGSGGAGGGQQGQSQSNYPQTETISCPFDLQQYKTVSASDIQYKPVSIADITSHKNLCLTVSASTIQVEHLNS, from the exons ATGATGGAAGACTCCCATTTTAATTCATCGTATTTCTGGTCTCCCATCCCCACTGTATCAGGACAG ATTGAGAACGCCATGTTCTTGAACAAGGTGAAAGAGCAACAGGAAAAGAATGcttccttctcttcttcccCTGCATCCCACTACCAAACAGCTCTTCTCACCATCCCCACTCCTgggacaaagacagatggaggaGGGCAGGCTTGTAGTGTGGCCCACCTCCACCCGGCTCACAGCACCCAGAACATGCTGTCTGTCCCCTCCACAGGCATCATGACAGCAG CGGGTCTGGTCATCACAACTCCTCAGGGAACACTAGTCTCTCCCACCTCCTCTCAGTCGTTTGTCTCTGGTCATCCAGCAACGACCATGATTGTTTCAGCACTCCATTCTGCAG ACAAAAAAGAAGGGGACGGAGCGTCCCATGTTGTTGTGATGCCGGCGCCCTCTAAACGAGgcagaaagaagaagacaacaCTGTCTAGGGTCGGTCCTGCAGGAAATGAAACACTAATACTGGCTCATCTGACAGCTGGTGGCCAG GTGGCATCTTTGCATCATCAGACTGGAGACCCATATGAGCTGTCAGAGGAAGACCATGGCCCAAAAGACAGCACTAAGACATACAG GAACCACACAGAGTCAAAGCCTCATAAGTGTCCCCATTGTACCAAGTCATTTGCCAACTCCAGCTACCTGGCCCAACATGTCCGCATCCACACTGGAGTGAAACCCTACACCTGCTCCTTCTGCCAAAAGTGCTTCAGACAGCTCAGTCATCTTCAGCAGCACAACAG GATTCACACCGGAGATCGGCCATACAAGTGTATCCAACCAGGCTGTGAGAAATCCTTCACGCAACTCTCAAATTTACAG TCCCATCGGCGTCAACACAACAAGGACAAGCCCTACAAGTGCACCAACTGCAATAAAGGATACGTAGATGCAGCGAGCCTGGAGGTGCACATGTCCACACACACGGTCAAGCACGCGAGGATCTACTCATGTGGTCTCTGCAACCGCACTTATACCTCG GAGACgtatctggtgaaacacatggAGAAACACAACCCAGACCAGCTAACTGCACCAGCAGCACAGACGGCACAACAGAACCAAAGCCAGGGTCAGAGCCGGGTAGACGGCGCAGATGGAAGATCAAGCCAACCTGGGGGAGCTGGGAGCGGAGGAGCGGGCGGAGGCCAGCAAGGACAGAGTCAGAGCAACTACCCCCAGACAGAAACCATCTCCTGTCCATTTGACCTGCAACAATACAAGACAGTGTCTGCCAGTGACATCCAGTACAAACCTGTCAGTATAGCTGACATTACTTCCCACAAGAACCTCTGTCTCACTGTGTCAGCATCCACCATTCAAGTGGAGCACCTCAACTCTTAG
- the gnl1 gene encoding guanine nucleotide-binding protein-like 1, protein MPRKKPFSNKQKKKQLQVKREKKRGDTGSGPSSRNASVERGGERQSDTSDSETTDVRRINQQPFGREGRYDPNRFRLHFEKESKEEVEKRKKLAREKVLQPVLDKELEISINDIFPSDKGLGFPLRPPWSYEMTRENLLRKEEKMYRDYLDDMHARNPTGSLSHFEHNLETWRQLWRVLEMSDVILLIVDIRHPVLQFPPALYNYITGDIHKQVILVLNKADLCPPPMVIAWKHYMTSQFPHLQIVCFTSHPGQPYSTVLQKKRMRKKADWSHAGGPLDILKACQEITAGKVDLSSWERKIKRDAVAEHLDGEQPDEGAETVLMEHQTDSAMEMSSPSHELYKDGVLTLGCIGFPNVGKSSVINSLVGRKVVSVSRTPGHTKYFQTYYLTPTVKLCDCPGLVFPSLVNKQLQILAGIYPVSQLQEPYSSVGYLCERTPFRSVLKLTHPSLMENKAHNRSQGSEELNWTAWDVCEAWAERRGYKTAKAARNDAYRAANSILRLAVDGRLCLCLKPPGYSCLKEHWENHPDLPEIIALQGRTTLDEGTGERDDDDDGESSTEPEEERDRDADDDEDGDDEDEGFGHPIRKEANPSGFNVNMYNVLRENECE, encoded by the exons ATGCCCCGGAAAAAGCCATTTAGcaacaaacagaagaagaaacagcTACAGGTCAAacgggagaaaaagagag GTGACACAGGTTCAGGGCCGAGCAGCCGCAATGCTAGTGTGGAGCGAGGAGGAGAGCGACAGTCGGACACCTCAGACAGTGAGACCACTGATGTTCGGAGAATAAATCAACAGCCCTTTGGCAGAGAAGGTAGATATGACCCCAATAG GTTCCGACTGCACTTTGAGAAAGAGAGTAAGGAGGAAGTGGAAAAGAGGAAGAAGTTGGCCAGGGAGAAGGTGCTGCAGCCAGTTTTGGACAAAGAACTTGAGATCAGCATCAATGACATCTTCCCCTCAGATAAAG GTCTTGGTTTCCCACTACGACCGCCTTGGAGTTATGAGATGACACGAGAGAACCTGCtgaggaaagaggagaagaTGTATAGAGACTACCTGGATGACATGCACGCCAGAAACCCCACTGGCTCTCTCAGCCACTTTGAGCACAACCTGGAG aCATGGAGGCAGCTATGGAGAGTGTTGGAGATGTCAGATGTCATCTTGCTCATCGTGGACATCAGGCACCCG GTGCTGCAGTTTCCTCCAGCTCTGTACAACTACATCACAGGAGATATTCACAAGCAGGTGATCCTGGTGTTGAACAAAGCTGACCTGTGTCCTCCCCCAATGGTGATCGCCTGGAAACACTACATGACCTCCCAGTTCCCCCACCTGCAAATAGTCTGTTTCACCTCCCACCCTGGACAGCCCTACAGCACag TACTCCAGAAGAAGAGGATGAGAAAGAAGGCTGACTGGAGTCACGCTGGAGGTCCTTTAGATATCCTGAAGGCCTGTCAGGAAATCACAGCAGGGAAAG TTGACCTATCCAGCTGGGAGCGGAAGATTAAGAGAGATGCTGTTGCTGAGCATCTGGATGGGGAGCAGCCAGATGAAGGAGCCGAGACAGTACTGATGGAGCATCAAACTGACAGCGCTATGGAGATGAGCAGCCCATCGCATGAGCTGTACAAAGATGGGGTTCTCACACTGGGCTGCATAG GCTTTCCAAATGTTGGTAAGTCATCGGTTATAAACAGCCTGGTGGGGAGGAAAGTGGTGAGCGTGTCTCGAACGCCAGGCCACACCAAATACTTCCAGACTTACTACCTCACCCCGACAGTTAAACTCTGTGACTGCCCTGGACTGGTTTTCCCCTCACTGGTCAATAAACAATTGCAG ATTCTGGCAGGTATCTACCCAGTGTCTCAGCTGCAGGAGCCCTACAGCTCAGTTGGTTATCTGTGTGAAAGGACCCCTTTCCGCTCTGTGCTGAAGCTCACACATCCCAGTTTGATGGAGAACAAAGCCCATAATAGAAGCCAGGGGTCTGAAGAGCTCAACTGGACTGCCTGGGATGTGTGTGAAG CATgggcagagaggagaggctaTAAAACAGCAAAAGCAGCTCGCAACGACGCTTACAGAGCAGCTAACAGTATCCTGCGGTTGGCAGTTGATGGCAGATTGTGCCTCTGCCTTAAACCACCTGGCTACAGCTGCCTGAAAG AGCACTGGGAAAATCACCCAGACCTGCCGGAGATAATTGCACTGCAAGGAAGGACGACACTGGATGAAGGAACAGGAGAGAGGGACGATGATGATGACGGAGAGTCCAGCACTGAgccagaggaagagagagaccgGGACGCAGACGATGATGAGGATggagatgatgaagatgagggGTTTGGACATCCAATACGGAAGGAAGCTAATCCATCTGGCTTTAATGTCAACATGTACAATGTCCTTCGGGAAAATGAGTGCGAGTGA